One window from the genome of Pyrobaculum ferrireducens encodes:
- a CDS encoding glycosyltransferase: MLEKYAQFVGEDEIDAIVKLAQRLEDLSILHVNSTAAGGGVAEILNRLIPLMRELGLRADWKVIRGDQEFFTVTKTFHNALQGTTSAVPEHYYSIYEKWQEINANELDLDYDVVFIHDPQPAGLVKYRKKGLWIWRCHIDLSTPDPHVWSYLRRYVSQYNLAIFHIPDFARDDLDIPQLLIPPSIDPLSPKNMELPQTAVERIVRKFDVDPERPLLLQVSRFDRAKDPLGVVEAYRLAKRHVPDLQLVYLGSPAHDDPEGEAVYNETLKAAGGDRDIHLLMLPPDSHVEVNAFQRAATVVMQKSIREGFGLTVSEALWKRKPVVGGRAGGIKIQVIHGVTGFLVTSPKTAAHYTTYLIREKRVREEMGNAGREHVRRNFLITHQLRRYLMAIAYAAKRHRV, encoded by the coding sequence GAGAGGATGAAATCGACGCCATTGTGAAGCTGGCCCAGAGGCTTGAAGACCTGTCGATACTCCACGTCAACTCAACCGCCGCGGGCGGGGGAGTGGCCGAAATACTAAACAGACTCATACCCTTGATGAGAGAGCTGGGGCTGAGAGCCGACTGGAAGGTGATAAGGGGAGACCAGGAGTTCTTCACAGTGACGAAGACCTTCCACAACGCCCTCCAGGGCACCACATCGGCCGTGCCGGAGCACTACTACTCAATATATGAAAAGTGGCAGGAGATAAACGCCAACGAGCTAGACCTAGACTACGACGTGGTCTTCATCCACGACCCACAGCCAGCCGGCCTCGTGAAGTACCGGAAGAAGGGGCTCTGGATATGGCGTTGCCATATAGACCTCTCCACCCCGGACCCCCACGTGTGGAGCTACCTAAGGCGCTACGTATCGCAGTACAACCTAGCCATCTTCCACATACCCGACTTCGCCCGCGACGACCTGGACATACCCCAGCTCCTCATACCCCCATCAATAGACCCCCTCAGCCCAAAAAACATGGAGCTACCCCAGACGGCGGTGGAGAGGATAGTGCGTAAATTCGACGTGGATCCCGAAAGGCCGTTGTTGCTCCAGGTCTCCCGCTTCGACCGCGCCAAGGACCCGCTAGGCGTGGTTGAGGCCTATAGACTGGCTAAGAGACACGTGCCGGATCTACAGCTGGTGTACCTCGGTAGCCCCGCCCACGACGACCCAGAGGGCGAGGCGGTGTACAACGAGACTCTGAAGGCGGCGGGCGGCGACCGCGACATACATCTACTAATGCTCCCGCCCGACAGCCACGTAGAGGTCAACGCCTTCCAGCGCGCCGCCACTGTGGTGATGCAGAAATCCATAAGAGAGGGCTTCGGCCTCACGGTGTCTGAGGCGCTTTGGAAGCGCAAGCCCGTAGTCGGGGGCAGAGCCGGCGGGATCAAGATACAGGTGATCCACGGCGTGACGGGCTTCCTAGTCACCTCCCCAAAAACGGCGGCCCACTACACGACTTACCTCATACGTGAGAAGAGGGTAAGAGAGGAGATGGGAAACGCCGGCAGGGAACACGTAAGGAGAAACTTCCTAATAACCCACCAGCTGAGGCGCTATCTAATGGCCATTGCCTACGCCGCAAAGAGGCATAGGGTATAG
- a CDS encoding ABC transporter substrate-binding protein — MNSKLLLGILAVVVLIIIVAALLATQRQPQQTPAPQPPTQSITSPTATPPQTATPTPSPSPTAAKVKIRIWGPWSGDEYQYFKVVLDEYQKTHPNVEFEYVTRRAEEISQILPTQLEAHVAPADVIFTSFGWFVTEMAKRGHLVDLTSVINEKDYVPGILDSVKYDGKIWAAPFTIWLKPGFWYRKSFFKIHGLSEPKTWDEFVALLSKMKEIKGLKAPIASGDGVGWPLSDVTEAFIIAYAGPDVFNGIINRSVKFNDSRVVAVFRDRIYPLLKEGDFGPPTEWTAAVQQWWKGEYGIYFMGTWILGMVENVSDVGFFPMPESRGVTGGTDYIIIPKYSPNVDAAVEFVKWLATKGQEVHSSTKAGKLPSWLKADPNMIWAPLRDVYSKTVGAGMQLLPDLDDTIGGDWQKLFWDQLKLLWVQPDKWREVVNTLAG; from the coding sequence ATGAATTCAAAGCTACTTCTAGGTATACTGGCCGTAGTTGTACTTATTATTATCGTAGCTGCGTTATTAGCAACGCAACGGCAACCTCAGCAAACACCTGCCCCGCAACCGCCCACACAGAGCATAACATCGCCGACTGCCACTCCGCCTCAGACCGCGACGCCGACGCCAAGTCCTTCTCCCACTGCGGCTAAGGTGAAGATTAGAATATGGGGGCCCTGGTCGGGAGATGAGTATCAATATTTCAAGGTGGTGCTTGACGAGTATCAAAAAACTCATCCAAACGTCGAGTTCGAATACGTAACGAGGAGGGCAGAGGAGATTTCCCAGATCTTGCCTACACAGCTAGAGGCGCACGTCGCGCCTGCAGACGTCATATTCACTTCATTTGGCTGGTTTGTCACAGAGATGGCAAAGCGTGGGCACCTAGTAGATCTCACTAGTGTAATAAACGAGAAGGATTATGTGCCTGGCATACTTGATTCTGTGAAATACGACGGGAAGATATGGGCCGCGCCTTTCACCATCTGGCTAAAGCCAGGTTTCTGGTACAGAAAGTCTTTCTTTAAGATCCACGGACTAAGCGAGCCCAAGACATGGGACGAGTTTGTAGCTCTGCTAAGCAAGATGAAGGAGATTAAGGGTCTCAAGGCCCCAATTGCGTCTGGAGACGGCGTGGGCTGGCCTCTATCAGACGTCACCGAGGCTTTTATAATAGCCTATGCGGGTCCTGACGTCTTCAATGGCATTATCAACAGATCAGTCAAGTTTAACGACTCAAGGGTAGTGGCTGTTTTTAGAGATAGGATCTACCCACTTCTAAAAGAAGGTGATTTCGGCCCACCCACTGAGTGGACCGCTGCGGTTCAGCAGTGGTGGAAGGGGGAGTACGGGATCTACTTCATGGGTACATGGATACTTGGCATGGTGGAGAACGTCTCTGACGTCGGCTTTTTCCCAATGCCAGAGAGCAGAGGCGTCACTGGGGGAACTGACTATATAATAATACCGAAGTACTCTCCTAATGTTGACGCCGCGGTGGAATTTGTAAAGTGGCTCGCCACAAAGGGACAGGAGGTACACTCCTCTACCAAGGCCGGCAAGCTACCTTCGTGGCTAAAGGCTGATCCCAACATGATCTGGGCGCCTCTACGTGATGTATATTCCAAGACTGTCGGCGCCGGGATGCAGCTACTTCCAGATCTGGACGACACCATCGGCGGGGATTGGCAGAAGCTGTTCTGGGATCAATTAAAGCTTCTATGGGTTCAGCCAGATAAGTGGCGTGAAGTAGTTAACACACTTGCCGGCTAA
- a CDS encoding carbohydrate ABC transporter permease, translated as MKFFSYLLFLAVPLLFLSIFTFYPVVASVFYSFYDSKTGDFGIGNYVRVLSDTNPLRALVMPRFGDTPPWGALIHNVVWIAIHVPLVTLLGLLLAYVLKYYVVGSNIVKGIVFLGMVIPPAIGGLIIRLMYDGDIGIVPKFFSALGVKELAVTWINYPNLALYALILGSVWIWLGFSVTIFTAALEAIPKSHIDAARVFGASSWQIFRRIVIPEVRAAIVIVVVMTMLWDMKIFDVVFASTGGGPGGATNVLALVVYNYFARSLDYYTASTVAVILTILVVPAVVFAVKKWL; from the coding sequence ATGAAGTTTTTTTCTTACCTCTTATTCCTGGCCGTCCCCCTTCTCTTTCTCTCGATTTTTACATTTTATCCAGTGGTGGCTAGCGTTTTCTACAGCTTCTACGACTCCAAGACCGGGGATTTTGGCATCGGGAATTACGTCAGGGTTTTGAGCGACACGAATCCGTTGCGCGCGTTGGTTATGCCGAGATTTGGCGACACCCCGCCGTGGGGGGCGCTGATCCACAACGTTGTGTGGATTGCCATACATGTGCCGCTTGTGACGCTACTTGGTTTACTGCTCGCTTATGTATTAAAGTACTACGTAGTGGGTAGTAATATTGTCAAGGGCATAGTTTTTCTGGGTATGGTAATTCCGCCAGCCATTGGGGGGCTGATAATAAGGTTGATGTACGACGGCGACATAGGAATTGTGCCTAAGTTCTTCTCTGCGCTCGGCGTTAAGGAACTGGCCGTGACTTGGATTAACTACCCGAATCTCGCCCTCTACGCCCTGATACTGGGCTCCGTCTGGATTTGGCTCGGGTTCAGCGTCACGATATTCACCGCGGCGCTGGAGGCGATACCTAAAAGCCACATAGACGCCGCACGCGTCTTCGGCGCCTCCTCGTGGCAGATCTTCAGGCGGATTGTCATTCCCGAGGTGAGGGCCGCAATAGTCATCGTAGTGGTGATGACAATGCTGTGGGATATGAAGATCTTCGACGTGGTGTTCGCGTCGACGGGTGGCGGGCCGGGCGGCGCGACAAATGTCCTAGCACTTGTGGTGTATAATTACTTCGCGAGGTCGCTAGACTACTACACCGCATCCACCGTCGCAGTTATTCTCACAATATTGGTAGTGCCCGCGGTTGTGTTCGCCGTGAAGAAGTGGCTATGA